The Stigmatella erecta genome window below encodes:
- a CDS encoding transposase translates to MEPHFRRREAPEAASSYVKALLSRAERKNTWGLSQEAGKEAPYAFQHLLLRASWDESTVRDDVLTYARQSLGEGGVLAVDETGFLKKGDKSAGVARQYTGTAGRIENSQVGVFLA, encoded by the coding sequence ATGGAGCCCCACTTTCGTCGGCGCGAGGCGCCCGAGGCGGCCAGCAGCTACGTGAAGGCGCTGTTGTCCCGAGCGGAGAGGAAGAACACGTGGGGACTGTCCCAGGAGGCAGGTAAAGAAGCGCCCTACGCCTTCCAGCACCTTCTGTTGAGAGCCAGCTGGGACGAGAGCACCGTGAGGGACGATGTGCTCACCTACGCCCGCCAGAGCTTGGGCGAAGGAGGCGTGCTGGCAGTGGATGAGACGGGATTTCTGAAGAAGGGGGACAAGTCCGCAGGAGTGGCGCGCCAGTACACGGGGACGGCCGGGCGCATTGAGAACAGTCAGGTGGGCGTGTTCCTGGC
- a CDS encoding Hachiman antiphage defense system protein HamA encodes MTAEDILGPHPQVSHFFGQWLQASDGQTAKSLLHRTLIVNSAVASDPIPAVRALIKKHHASEGKLKRLQAKREALIKLGYTRAAQAVQAFPVSEITRKGNLAEVILAEYLLAQPGVQVPVYRLRYNPNTDQSMKGDDVLAFEFNQKTVRVIVGETKYRGTPAIAAIRDIGDALTASHKSGMPASLEFVADRLYEEGNEELGNKVSLCTSLFAEGRLQLDFAGLLVSTTGAAACVERAEGINLQRLVIISLGIDQPDMFVQNCYNGLE; translated from the coding sequence TTGACGGCTGAGGACATTCTAGGTCCACATCCGCAGGTCTCGCATTTTTTTGGACAATGGCTTCAAGCTAGTGATGGGCAGACTGCAAAAAGTCTTCTTCATCGTACACTGATCGTGAATTCGGCGGTTGCAAGCGATCCAATTCCTGCGGTTCGTGCCCTAATAAAAAAGCATCATGCGTCTGAAGGGAAACTCAAAAGGCTTCAGGCAAAGCGAGAAGCGCTTATCAAGCTAGGCTATACACGAGCTGCTCAAGCGGTCCAAGCATTTCCGGTTTCTGAGATAACGCGTAAGGGCAACCTAGCGGAAGTCATTCTGGCAGAATATTTATTGGCTCAGCCTGGGGTCCAAGTTCCCGTATATCGGCTTCGATACAATCCCAATACAGATCAGTCCATGAAGGGCGATGATGTCTTGGCATTTGAATTTAATCAAAAGACAGTTCGAGTGATTGTCGGCGAAACTAAATACAGGGGCACGCCCGCAATCGCTGCGATAAGAGACATTGGTGATGCGCTGACGGCGTCGCATAAGTCTGGCATGCCGGCATCGCTTGAGTTTGTCGCGGATCGCCTATATGAAGAGGGGAACGAAGAACTCGGAAATAAGGTCTCCCTTTGCACAAGTTTGTTTGCGGAGGGCAGGCTTCAGTTGGATTTTGCTGGCCTGCTAGTGAGTACCACAGGCGCGGCTGCATGCGTTGAAAGGGCCGAAGGCATCAACCTTCAACGGCTAGTGATTATCTCGTTGGGCATAGACCAGCCAGATATGTTTGTTCAGAATTGTTATAACGGGCTGGAGTAG